The following is a genomic window from Shewanella avicenniae.
TAACGTTTGGAGGGGTCCAAAGGTTGCCGACACAATAAATCTTTAATGAGTCTAAAAAAATCACTTTCAGTAGCCAGTGCTCTTTGGCTAAGCAGCGCGCTATCGGTTGTTAGCGCAGAACAATTCAATGCGGACAATTACTTAACAGGCGATCTGGGTGGCGTGCGTAGTCAACTGCACGATCAAGGCGTCGACCTGCAATTGATGTACATCTTTGAGACGGGTACCAATGTTAAAGGTGGCCAATCAGAGCACGAATATAGCTATGCAGACCAAACCATTTTTGGGGTGGATACTGATTTAGAAAAGTTGTTCGATCTTAAAGGTGCAAGTTTTCACGCACAGTTCGTAAACCGCGGTGGTCAAAGCCAAAACTTATCTGGCAAAGCGGAAACTGGCCAATTGCTGCAATCGTTGGAAGTGTATGGCCGTGGTCGTACTACCCGTATTTCGGCGTTTTATTACGAGCAAAAACTGTTTAATGATCAGTTGAATGTAAAACTGGGTCGCATGGGGGTCAGCAGTCAATTTGCGTCATTCCGTTGTGAAATGGCGTACTTGGGCGGTTGTAGCTCTCAACCTGGTAACTTCAACGGCACTATCTATAACTTCCCTATCGCACCGTGGGCTGCGGTAGTGAACTACCAATTCAATACTGAATGGTACTTGCGTGTGGGTGCATTCCAAATGAACCCAAGTTGGTTGACGCATGGTCAACGCTTGAACTTCTTGAATGCGTCTGGCACTGAAGGTGTTACTTTGCCAGTAGAATTGGGTTGGAACCCAAGCATCAACAACTTGCCAGGTGTGTATAAGTTGGGTTTCTGGCATGACAACGTAGGTGGCGATGATCTGTACTTCAACCAAGCGGGTGAAGCGTTGGCATTGAACGGCGGCGCGGCGAAGCGCAACAATAGCCGTAACGGTGCGTATTTTGTGGTTGATCAACAGCTGACCTCGGAAGATGGCTCTGCCCAAG
Proteins encoded in this region:
- a CDS encoding carbohydrate porin: MSLKKSLSVASALWLSSALSVVSAEQFNADNYLTGDLGGVRSQLHDQGVDLQLMYIFETGTNVKGGQSEHEYSYADQTIFGVDTDLEKLFDLKGASFHAQFVNRGGQSQNLSGKAETGQLLQSLEVYGRGRTTRISAFYYEQKLFNDQLNVKLGRMGVSSQFASFRCEMAYLGGCSSQPGNFNGTIYNFPIAPWAAVVNYQFNTEWYLRVGAFQMNPSWLTHGQRLNFLNASGTEGVTLPVELGWNPSINNLPGVYKLGFWHDNVGGDDLYFNQAGEALALNGGAAKRNNSRNGAYFVVDQQLTSEDGSAQGLSLFSMGTLNDRDMTTVDRSLIVGLSYKGLFDGRDDDNLGLAAHYLHVSQRLADGERLQLQNGQLVNLQNDEWGVSAYYTMQVTPFFKLHPEVQFLGNPGGTSANSDVWVAVIRGDLTF